A DNA window from Engystomops pustulosus chromosome 6, aEngPut4.maternal, whole genome shotgun sequence contains the following coding sequences:
- the LOC140134652 gene encoding alpha-tectorin-like, with protein sequence MRSLWISQLWILAAVFYDAGGESLSDPCERKSCHTMETCEVQDGKAVCVPNFTGQCSVEGGLNFKTCDEYHFNFQGTGSYIFSQYTGSDLPPYQITIKNDNSGTQKVWLGGKVKIIIYGLEITMDSQEVPKIQVNNKMTELPVSLAGGKIIIRRSGLRSILETDTNIQITCDGNSKVALSIPSIYHHSVSGLCGNFNNDPSDDQQSPEGNLMGTTIGWAASWKVSDHDPTCSDVCPGTCPFSEESKKKLDGRNDNCGNLFKKDGPFRDCISKVCPNKFFDGCLYDTCRNDGVKVILCQALEAYADSCISRGINIYDWRTSSDCEVAE encoded by the exons ACCCATGCGAAAGGAAATCATGTCATACGATGGAGACTTGTGAAGTACAGGATGGCAAAGCAGTGTGTGTACCAAATTTTACCGGCCAGTGCTCGGTGGAGGGAGGTCTTAATTTCAAGACCTGCGATGAGTATCACTTCAACTTTCAAGGCACTGGCAGCTATATTTTCTCACAGTACACTGGTAGTGACCTGCCTCCATACCAGATCACCATAAAGAACGACAACAGTGGAACACAAAAAGTCTGGCTTGGTGGAAAAGTGAAAATCATTATTTATGGTCTAGAAATCACCATGGATAGTCAAGAAGTCCCGAAAATACAA GTAAATAATAAGATGACAGAACTGCCTGTAAGTCTAGCTGGGGGGAAAATCATCATAAGGCGCAGTGGACTGAGATCAATTTTGGAGACTGATACTAATATACAGATTACTTGTGACGGGAATTCAAAAGTTGCATTATCCATTCCAAGTATTTATCACCATTCTGTGTCCGGTCTCTGCGGAAACTTCAACAACGATCCAAGTGATGATCAACAATCCCCTGAAGGAAACCTGATGGGCACCACCATAGGCTGGGCAGCTTCATGGAAAGTCTCTGATCATGATCCAACCTGTTCCGATGTTTGTCCTGGAACTTGTCCATTTAGTGAAGAAAGCAAGAAGAAACTTGATGGAAGAAATGATAATTGTGGCAACTTGTTCAAAAAAGATGGACCTTTCCGAGACTGCATCTCCAAAGTTTGTCCAAATAAGTTTTTCGATGGTTGTCTCTATGATACCTGTAGGAATGATGGAGTTAAAGTCATCCTTTGCCAAGCTCTGGAGGCCTATGCAGACAGTTGTATAAGTCGTGGGATAAACATCTATGATTGGAGAACATCTTCTGACTGTG